Genomic DNA from Fimbriimonas ginsengisoli Gsoil 348:
CCTGGAAGTAGCCTGGTGGTGGCACGGCGGCGCTCAGTGGCCGCCCGTCTTCACCGGCGCGACCTCCGGTTCCAAGTGGGACAACGACCTTCCTTGCAACTGGATCCCTTCGGGACCCGGCCCGTCCTGCGGCATGCCGCGGTATCGTTACACCGAAAGCGCCAACATGGTTTGGTGCGACGGTCACGCGAAGGCGGTTAAGAAGGGGACTCTCAACTGGTGCAAGAACATCTACACCCCTGGCTTCACCGAGCGCCCGGCCCAATCGAGCGACGCGAGCTACGACTGGATCGTCGGCCCTGGTCAGCCCTGCGAGCCTTACCTGAAATGACAAAGCGGTTCCAACTGGGACTTCTCATTGCGATTGCATCCGGCCTTTCGGCCGGATGCAATAGCTCCGATTCGGGAACGGTTCCCCCTCCAACGGCTCCCCTTACTCAAGATCAACTGGATAAGATGCCGCCGGAAGCGCGAGCCGCCGCTCAGAACGCCAGTAAAGCGGGCGATGCTCAATCGCAACGCATGAAGGAGATGGCTGATGCCCAGAAGAAGGCCGAGGGAGGTAAGTAGGCCGTTGCGCGGACTGCTCCTTCTCGCTCTCGGGCTTGCCGCCGTCGGTTGCGGCAAGGCGCCCGAAGAAGTGATGGGGGATACCGCGCCGCGCACAGATTCCCCTCCCCTTCAGGGGAAGCCGTCTCCCAAGCTGGTCGGCGTGTGGGAGCTTCGCTCGGGCGGCAAGTCCACGCTGACCCTGAACGCCGACGGCTCCTCGCGAATCGTCGCCGAGGCAAACTCCCCCGGCGGAAAGATGAAATCGGACTTCGCCAGTGAGTGGGTGGAGAACGACGGCAAACTCTCCATGCGCCGGAAAGGTCCCGACGGCAAAGAGTTCACCTCCGAGTACATCTACAAACTGGACCCATCCGGCAACGAAATGAAGCTATCCCTGGAGGGCCGTAAAGCCGTCCAGACCTTTGCGAAGGTCAAGCCCAAGTAATCCTCTCCTCGGCCGTACGCCGAGGAGAGACTATTTCGACGCGTTGCGCCGTCTCGTCGCCCAACCCTTCTTAGCCGCTTCGCTTCGCGACGATTTGCTTTGGCTGGAGCCTCCGATGCGGCCGCCTTTTCGGGCAGGCTCGTGGTTTTCGGGTTTGCCGCGGCCGGAGCCGCTCTTTTTGCCGCCACCGGTCATTTTGTTAACGGTCGCCCAAGCTCGGCTTTCGGCTTCGTCTTTCGACACGCCGCGCTTTTCGTAACCTTCCTCGATGTGCTCGGCCTGTCGCTTCTGTTTGTCGGTGTACTTGTCTTTGTCTCCTCTTGGCATTGGATTCACCCGCTCAATTTGACGGGAGCCACTTTATCAAGGTTCACATACGGAATCCTATTCGCCGAACGGATAGAGCATTCGCTCGACGAGGCCGCAGAAGAGGTGGTACAGCGCCAAGTGCGCTTCCTGGACGTGCTGGGTCGAACGGCTCGGAACGACGATCGGCGCATCCGATAAATCGCGAAGAGCGCCTCCGGTTCCGCCAAGTAAAGAGATCACTTTCAGACCCTTTGCACGGGCCGTTTCGGCGGCGCGAAGGATGTTCGGCGAGCCGCCGCTGGTACTGATCGCGAGGAGAACGTCGCCCGGTTGCCCGAGCGCCTCGACTTGCCGTGCGAACACGCGCTCGAATCCGTAGTCGTTGCCAAACGCCGTGAGGATGGAAGTGTCCGTAGTCAAAGCGATGGCCGGCCAGGCTCTTCGCTCGAACGTGGAGCTCAACCGAACCACGAACTCGGCGGCCAGGTGCTGGCTATCGGCGGCGGATCCACCGTTGCCGCATATCAAGAGCTTCCCCCCGCTTCGCATCGCCTCTGCCACTATCCCGGCCGCCTCCAACAGACTCGGAACGCACGCATCCCGCGTCGCGAGCTTCACGCGCGCGCTCTCTTCCAGGTGACGATTCACGAGGTGCTCGCCGGCGGGTCGGGATGTCCAGGTTTCCAGGAAAGGTGCGAGCCCCGAGAGTCCTTCGATCACCGCATCCGCGTAACATCCCTCCGCTTCCGTTTCGCGTCCGTAGCCGGTACGAACCAGAACGGAGCGGGCTCCGATCGCGTGACCCAACTCCAAATCCGCCGACTTATCTCCGACTACCACGCTGCGGAGGAGGTCGATTTCCAACTCGCGGGCCGCCCGAAGAGCCAGACCCGTACCCGGTTTTCTACAGGCGCACCGATCGTCGGGGTGATGGGGGCAGAAAAAGAAGCCGCCGATCTCGACCCCCTCTTGGATGAGCAGCTCCTCGGTCCGGCGGTTGACCGCCTCGACCTGAGCCACCGTCATCATTCCGCGCCCGATACCGGATTGATTACTGACAACCGCGATACCCAAGCCGCGCTCCATCGCGAAGCGTAACGCCTCCCCCGCGCCCGGAGTCAATGCCACTCCCGCGGGGTCCGAGAGATAGCCTCGTTCTTCGATGAGCGTGCCGTCGCGATCCAAGAGGAGGAAGGGGCGTGCCATGGGCGGATCGAAGGTTACCTAGGGAACCGGACAGCCAATCGGCGGGCTCCAGAGGTACAAGGATGGGATGGCCAAGATTCTAGTCACGGGCGCCGCCGGCTTCATCGGTTACCATGCGAGCCGGCGCCTCCTGGAGCAGGGGCACGAAGTGGTCGGCCTCGACAACATGAACTTGTACTACGACGTCTCCCTAAAGGAAGGTCGCCTCGCCGAGCTCCGACCTTTTCCGGGCTTCCGGTTCGTGAAAGCGAGTCTGGAGGACGCGGAGGCGGTGGATCTGGCGGTAGAGGGGATGGACGCGGTGATCCACCTCGCCGCCCAAGCCGGGGTGCGCTATTCGCTGGAGAATCCGAGGGTGTACGTCCAGTCGAACGTCGTAGGCTTCCTGAATATCCTCGAATCTTGCCGCGCCCATCCTGTGAAGCACCTGGTTTATGCCTCGTCGAGCTCGGTTTACGGCGGAAATAAGAAGATGCCGTTCTCCACAGAGGACCGGGTGGATCATCCGGTCAGTCTGTACGCCGCCACCAAGAAATCGAACGAACTGATGGCGCACGTCTACAGCCACTTGTTCGATCTACCCACCACCGGGCTGCGTTTCTTCACCGTCTACGGTCCATGGGGGCGGCCCGATATGGCGCCAACCCTCTTCACGCAGGCGATCCTAGAGGGAAAGCCGATCAAGGTTTTCAATAACGGAGATATGCGGCGAGACTTCACCTACGTCGGGGACATCGTCAGCGGCATCGTCTCGGTTTTGGATCGCCCGCCGGTTAGAGAGGGGGAGAACGCCCCATACCGGCTTTTCAACATCGGCAACAGCGAGCCGGTTCAGCTTCTCCGCTTCATCGAAATTCTGGAACACGCAATCGGGCGGGAGGCGGAGAAAGTGCTGCTTCCGATGCAGCCGGGCGATGTGCCGGCTACGTTCTCCGACACCTCGGATCTCGAGCGGTTGACCGGATTCAGGCCGCTGACCTCCCTCGAGGAAGGAATCCCTCAGTTCGTCGAGTGGTACCGCAGGTATTACGCGATCTGACGTTCGGGTTGATACCGAACTCAGCCGCCGCGGGGCGATGCCTCAAATTAAAGCCAGGTCGAAGTCTCTAGTGCCTTCCGCCTAATGACCAAAGGCCCGCAAACTAATATCGAAGCCCAGCCCCAACGGGGCGAAGTCTCAAAGCGAAGAGCGCAGCGAAGGGGAGCCCTGGGTCAAGGCGGAGGGTCCCACCAACCGAACATCCGAAGCCCAGCCCCGAAGGGGCGATATATCAAAGCTAAGGGTGGAGCGGAGCGGAACCCTGGTAAAGGCGCCGACCACCCCTCGGAGCCCTGAAGGGGCGAAATCATCGTCCGTTTATGGCAAGATCGCGGCACGATGCCGCAATCTCTGGCCGCCGTCTACATCCACGTCGTTTTCTCGACGGCGGACCGTAGACCTTTCCTAAAGGATCCGAAATTACGCGCCGAGCTTCACTCCTACCTGGGAGGATCCTCGAACGCCCTTGGGTGTGCCTCTCTCGTGGTCGGAGGCGTCGAAGATCACGTCCATGTGTTGGCGCGTCAGTCGCGCACGATCTCGTTATCCGACTGGGTGAGGAAGGTGAAGACGAGTTCCTCCCAATGGCTCAAACGTCAGGACGCGTCGTTGAGCACCTTTGCTTGGCAATCTGGCTACGGTGCGTTTTCGGTGGGGAGTAAAGGGGTGGAGCTGGTCAGGGGCTACATTCAGAACCAGGAGGAGCATCACCGCCACTTCTCGTTTCAAGACGAGTTTCTCCAACTTCTGAAGGAGCACGGGTTGGAGTGGGACGAGCGATATTTGTGGGATTGATGTCGCCCTTTCAGGGCTCGGAAGGGTATTTGGGCCCTTATCCAGGGTTTCGCTCCGCTCCACCCTTCGCTTTGAGACTTCGCCCCCTTGGGGCTGGCTTCGGATATTCGGTTAGTGGCAACCGCCGGTCGCAGGGGTCTCGTTTTCAGGAAAGCCACTGCTAGATTCGGAGCAGGTCGAGAAGGCATTCGTTTTAACGAAGTCTTCTAGTTGGCCGTAGGTGCGCCCCATCCGCCATCCCAATCCCAATCCCAATCCCAATCCCCGAAGAGGCGATGTCTCAAAGCTAAGGGCGAAGCGAAGCGGAACCCTGGTACGGAGGCCATCCATCACGAAGAGCCTGGACTTGTTTCGTAGAGCAATGACGCGGCCAACCAAATAGAGCGATACTCTCATTACCCATGAACGCCGGCACGCAACCTTCTATCACTACCTCGATCGTGCCGATGCTGTCGGTGCGCCACGGTTCCGAGGCGGTCGAGTTTTACAAGTCGGCGTTCGGCGCGACCGAGGTGTTCCGGATCGAATCCCCGGACGGAGCGGTGGTATCCCGCCTGTCAATTTCCGGGGCCGAGTTTTGGGTCGCGGACGAATCGCCGGAGAACCAGAACTTCAGCCCGGAAACGCTGAACGGCGGGACCGTCCGGATGGTCCTGACCGTGCCAAATCCCGACGAGCTTTTTGCCCAGGCCGTCGCCGCCGGCGCTCAGGAGATATGGCCGGTGGCGGAAAACTACGGCTGGCGCCTCGGGCGAGTCGCCGACCCATTTGGCCACCACTGGGAGATCGGCTACCCCTTGCCCGAGGGCGGGTAAAGAGAACTACTGCCGGGTTAAGGTGTATCGATAGTTGAGCGGCGGGGTGACGCCCCACACCAAAATTCCGGAAAGCCGGCTTTGGACGTCGAAAGCGAGCGTGCCGGTTAGGGTGGCCGGATCGCCCCCGGTGGGAGTCGAAGTGGTTGTGACATGGCCAACCGCGTCGATATGACCCACGACGTGGAACGTGGTGTGTCGTCCCGGATCGGTGTCCGTCCCGTCGATCGCTCCATCCGGCGAGAAGGTCCAGGTGGACGTCCCCGCGTCCGTCAGGTCCGTCGTGTGCACCCAGGTCCCGTTGTAAGTGCCCGCAAACCGCCCGGGGCTAAGCGCTGCACTGCTGCCGCCGCAGCCGGCGGCGAGAACCGAACAAACCAAGGCGCAGCACGAAGCGAGGAGGAGCCGTTTCATTCCGGCCATTGTAGATGGAAACGCGAAATCACGGAAGTCGCACCAGATTCGACCAGACTTCGGCGTCATCCGCCTGATGCGGCTTTCGCTTCCCCTTGAAGTGGTCCGCAACGGCGTATTTGTAGCGAGCGACGACATAGGCTGCTCCGTCGAGCTGGGCAAACTCTTCGTGCAGCTCCCGCATCGTGATCGCGGCCTCCCATTTCGCTCCCGCAGGCGATGCCGGCACGTCGGAATCCCCCGGGTCGGAGGGGTGACCGACAAACCGCATCGGGGGGTCGTATCGCCTGCCCCGGAGGTCGTAGAGCTGGACGAAGAGGTCGATGTGCCGAATCGGCGGATAGATCCGTTTCGGCCCGCGGGACTCGTTGCGCAAGGTGGCAGTAAAGTTCTCGCCGTTCCTGGCGAGGGTAAGCGTAAGGCCATGTGCGGTTTGCCGGTTTTTGAGCTCCAAGTCATGCTGCAGCTGAAGAATCGACGCTTTTTTGGCGTCGGCGAGCACCCTAATCCACCGGTGGTAGAGGCTGAAAAAGAAGGAGAACGCAAGGGCTAATAGTGCCACGACGACGATCCCCCTGCCAGTTCGACGAGTCACTTACCTACGATACAGCCTTGAGCACGAAACGTCGCATCGAGCGTAAGAAGGGTAGGCGCCCAGTTCTTTGGCAGGACAACACTCGGTCCGGGTCCCGACTGATCCCTCCAGACGCGCCGTCTGGAGGGTCCGACCATCGGTCGGGCCTCCACCGAATAGGCCCCGCTGATGCGGGACCCTCCAGACGGCGCGTCTGGAGGGATCACTGGCGAGGGGTTGCGTGTTCGCTCACCGGTCAGGATTGAGCTCTGCTCGTTTACGACTTATTTCGGATGTGGATCAGGTCGCCGTCTTGAATGACGTAGTCCTTCCCTTCCAACCGCATCTTGCCGGCGGAGTAGGCGGCGTCCAAGGAGCCGGCGGCGAGGTAGTCGGCATAGCTGACGATTTCGGCGCGGATGAATCCTTTGGCGATGTCGTTGTGAATCGTGGCCGCCGCTTTGAGCGCGCTGCTGCCTCGGCGAAGGGGCCAGGCGCGGGTGTCGTTGTCGCCCGCGGTGAAAAAGGTGATGAGCCCCATCGCGTCGTACACCGCTCTAATCACCCGGTGGCTGGCCGGCTCGGTGAGGCCCAGCGACTGGAGGAACTCCGGCTGATCGGCGGCGTCGAGCTGAGCGATCTCTTCCTCGATGGTGGCGCAGACCGCGAAAGCGGGTGTTCCTTCTTCCGTCCACCGGGCAAAGGTCTCGGCTAGCTTTGCGGGCGGATTCGCGGCATCGTCTTCGCCTACGTTGGCCACGACGACCACCGGCTTGGCGCTCAGGAAAGCGTAGGTGCGGACGGTCGCCTCCTCGTCCTCGGTTAGCGTCAACGCGCGGATGGGCAAGCCGTTCTCCAAGTCGCTACGAAAGCGCTCAAGAGCTTGCTTGTCCATGTAATCCGGCG
This window encodes:
- a CDS encoding HAD-IIIA family hydrolase, with the translated sequence MARPFLLLDRDGTLIEERGYLSDPAGVALTPGAGEALRFAMERGLGIAVVSNQSGIGRGMMTVAQVEAVNRRTEELLIQEGVEIGGFFFCPHHPDDRCACRKPGTGLALRAARELEIDLLRSVVVGDKSADLELGHAIGARSVLVRTGYGRETEAEGCYADAVIEGLSGLAPFLETWTSRPAGEHLVNRHLEESARVKLATRDACVPSLLEAAGIVAEAMRSGGKLLICGNGGSAADSQHLAAEFVVRLSSTFERRAWPAIALTTDTSILTAFGNDYGFERVFARQVEALGQPGDVLLAISTSGGSPNILRAAETARAKGLKVISLLGGTGGALRDLSDAPIVVPSRSTQHVQEAHLALYHLFCGLVERMLYPFGE
- a CDS encoding NAD-dependent epimerase; this encodes MAKILVTGAAGFIGYHASRRLLEQGHEVVGLDNMNLYYDVSLKEGRLAELRPFPGFRFVKASLEDAEAVDLAVEGMDAVIHLAAQAGVRYSLENPRVYVQSNVVGFLNILESCRAHPVKHLVYASSSSVYGGNKKMPFSTEDRVDHPVSLYAATKKSNELMAHVYSHLFDLPTTGLRFFTVYGPWGRPDMAPTLFTQAILEGKPIKVFNNGDMRRDFTYVGDIVSGIVSVLDRPPVREGENAPYRLFNIGNSEPVQLLRFIEILEHAIGREAEKVLLPMQPGDVPATFSDTSDLERLTGFRPLTSLEEGIPQFVEWYRRYYAI
- the tnpA gene encoding IS200/IS605 family transposase, which produces MPQSLAAVYIHVVFSTADRRPFLKDPKLRAELHSYLGGSSNALGCASLVVGGVEDHVHVLARQSRTISLSDWVRKVKTSSSQWLKRQDASLSTFAWQSGYGAFSVGSKGVELVRGYIQNQEEHHRHFSFQDEFLQLLKEHGLEWDERYLWD
- a CDS encoding VOC family protein, which translates into the protein MNAGTQPSITTSIVPMLSVRHGSEAVEFYKSAFGATEVFRIESPDGAVVSRLSISGAEFWVADESPENQNFSPETLNGGTVRMVLTVPNPDELFAQAVAAGAQEIWPVAENYGWRLGRVADPFGHHWEIGYPLPEGG
- a CDS encoding DUF933 domain-containing protein; the encoded protein is MKVALIGYAQSGRSTLYRAAARGLAKGDVTAIPVPDERFDTIVAQVKPKKQTPATVVLQDDLEAVQGQGRALSVKVVDSAKKADLLLAVVRGFENPAFPNHFETIDPIRDAEALDTELVLSDLQIIENRLERLLRSTTVKTPGSPDYMDKQALERFRSDLENGLPIRALTLTEDEEATVRTYAFLSAKPVVVVANVGEDDAANPPAKLAETFARWTEEGTPAFAVCATIEEEIAQLDAADQPEFLQSLGLTEPASHRVIRAVYDAMGLITFFTAGDNDTRAWPLRRGSSALKAAATIHNDIAKGFIRAEIVSYADYLAAGSLDAAYSAGKMRLEGKDYVIQDGDLIHIRNKS